A region of Paenibacillus thiaminolyticus DNA encodes the following proteins:
- the mgsA gene encoding methylglyoxal synthase: protein MYKIAFIAHDRKKDEMVNFVTAYESVFHGHQLYSTGTTGLRIMERTGLDIHRFQSGPLGGDQQIGALVAENEMDLIIFLRDPLMAQPHEPDIIALLRLCDVQGIPVATNVASAEILVKALQRGDFAWRELAHKYKPGVEE, encoded by the coding sequence ATGTACAAAATCGCATTTATCGCACATGACCGGAAAAAAGACGAGATGGTCAATTTCGTGACGGCGTATGAAAGTGTATTCCACGGCCACCAGTTGTACTCGACTGGCACGACGGGGCTTCGCATTATGGAGAGAACCGGTCTGGATATCCATCGCTTTCAATCAGGGCCGCTCGGCGGCGATCAGCAGATTGGCGCACTGGTTGCCGAGAACGAGATGGATCTCATTATTTTCCTGCGCGATCCGTTAATGGCCCAGCCGCACGAGCCGGATATTATCGCGCTGCTTCGTCTATGCGACGTGCAGGGCATTCCGGTGGCCACGAATGTGGCGTCGGCCGAAATTTTGGTCAAGGCGCTGCAGCGCGGCGATTTTGCATGGCGGGAATTGGCTCATAAATACAAGCCGGGAGTGGAAGAGTAA
- a CDS encoding CCA tRNA nucleotidyltransferase — protein MKCNVEEELLYAESKQVMRQLLDMGHEAYIVGGSVRDRLLGRPIGDIDIATSALPEQVMALFRRVVPTGLAHGTVTVVMDHYTYEVTTFRKESAYEDHRRPEEVEFIDDLEEDLRRRDFTINAMALDIEGRLRDPFGGRADLERGLIRCVGDPETRFREDALRMLRGVRFASLLGGRIAKSTWRALLRQRETLRYVAMERVRDELWKLTAGANPARGWAMLARSGLLRYAKEPLGALAGPAPEGWPRLLCALGSVAGPELRFAALLLGLAAGEEEAKRIVQALRFSGAQQDAVLGVLRAEVRLAAGGEAALAGSGGEHAWRRAYAEALYACGEDALRGWHACRRALAGVPEERLAPFLRDGEAWLQRIAVRRLPDIALTGGDLLQAAERPAGPWLREALEAAWLAVALGDVPNERDALRKYVQKEWKRE, from the coding sequence ATGAAATGTAATGTTGAAGAAGAGTTGCTATATGCGGAATCGAAGCAAGTGATGCGCCAACTGCTGGACATGGGGCATGAAGCCTATATTGTCGGAGGCTCCGTGCGGGACAGGCTGCTCGGCCGTCCGATTGGCGATATTGATATCGCCACCTCCGCTCTGCCGGAGCAGGTGATGGCGTTGTTCCGGCGCGTCGTGCCTACGGGACTCGCCCATGGCACGGTTACGGTCGTCATGGATCATTATACATATGAGGTAACGACGTTCCGCAAGGAATCTGCCTACGAGGATCATCGCCGGCCCGAAGAGGTCGAGTTCATCGACGATCTGGAGGAGGATCTCCGGCGCCGCGACTTCACGATCAACGCGATGGCGCTTGATATTGAGGGCCGTCTGCGCGATCCGTTCGGCGGCCGCGCTGATCTGGAGCGGGGCCTTATCCGCTGCGTCGGCGATCCGGAGACGCGCTTCCGCGAGGATGCCCTGCGGATGCTGCGGGGCGTCCGGTTCGCGTCGCTGCTGGGCGGACGCATCGCCAAGTCGACGTGGCGGGCGCTTCTCCGCCAGCGGGAGACGCTGCGCTACGTCGCGATGGAACGCGTGCGCGACGAGCTGTGGAAGCTGACCGCGGGAGCCAATCCGGCCCGCGGGTGGGCCATGCTTGCGCGCAGCGGACTCCTGCGCTATGCGAAGGAGCCGCTCGGCGCGCTGGCGGGGCCTGCGCCGGAGGGCTGGCCGCGGCTCTTGTGCGCGCTCGGGTCCGTGGCTGGACCCGAGCTGCGCTTCGCCGCGCTGCTGCTCGGCCTGGCGGCCGGCGAGGAGGAAGCGAAGCGCATCGTGCAGGCTCTTCGCTTCTCGGGCGCGCAGCAGGACGCGGTGCTCGGCGTCCTGCGCGCGGAGGTGCGGCTGGCGGCCGGAGGCGAGGCCGCCCTGGCCGGGTCCGGCGGCGAGCACGCCTGGCGCCGGGCCTACGCGGAAGCGCTCTACGCCTGCGGCGAGGACGCGCTCCGCGGATGGCACGCCTGCCGCCGGGCGCTGGCTGGCGTGCCGGAGGAGCGGCTTGCGCCGTTCCTGCGGGACGGCGAAGCCTGGCTCCAGCGCATCGCCGTCCGCCGCTTGCCGGATATTGCCCTGACGGGCGGGGATCTGCTGCAAGCGGCGGAACGGCCGGCCGGGCCGTGGCTTCGCGAGGCGCTCGAAGCCGCCTGGCTCGCCGTCGCGCTCGGTGATGTGCCGAACGAGCGCGACGCGCTTAGGAAATACGTGCAGAAAGAGTGGAAGCGAGAATGA
- the panB gene encoding 3-methyl-2-oxobutanoate hydroxymethyltransferase, translating into MYEMATQPLSIVKMKAMKGRGEKLAMVTAYDYPSAQLAEAAGVDLILVGDSLGNVVLGYDSTLPVTLDDMVYHSRAVRRGASRTFIVTDMPFMTYHGSMSDTLAGVRRIMQEGHAHAVKMEGGKEIAATVEACVQAGVPVLGHIGLTPQSVHQIGGYRIQGKTAEDANRLLEDALALEKAGAFAIVLELVTAQVAAYITERLSIPTIGIGAGASSDGQVLVFHDLLRYTADYREKRFVKTYADIGAMIQEGIGAYVREVKSGAFPAEGHSFTADEEVQVQLYGHAGREEEDVR; encoded by the coding sequence ATGTACGAGATGGCAACACAACCGTTAAGCATTGTGAAAATGAAGGCGATGAAGGGGCGGGGGGAAAAGCTGGCCATGGTGACGGCGTATGATTACCCGTCGGCTCAGCTGGCGGAAGCGGCCGGCGTCGATTTGATTCTCGTCGGCGATTCGCTCGGCAACGTCGTGCTCGGCTATGACTCGACGCTGCCGGTCACGCTCGACGATATGGTGTATCATTCGCGCGCCGTACGGCGCGGCGCGTCCCGCACCTTCATCGTGACAGATATGCCGTTCATGACGTACCACGGCAGCATGTCCGACACGCTGGCCGGCGTCCGCCGCATAATGCAGGAAGGCCATGCCCATGCCGTCAAAATGGAGGGCGGCAAGGAAATCGCCGCCACGGTCGAAGCGTGCGTGCAAGCAGGGGTGCCCGTCCTGGGGCATATCGGCTTGACGCCGCAGTCGGTGCATCAGATCGGCGGCTACCGCATTCAAGGCAAGACGGCGGAGGATGCGAACCGCCTGCTGGAGGATGCCTTGGCGCTGGAGAAGGCCGGCGCGTTCGCGATCGTGCTCGAGCTGGTGACGGCGCAGGTGGCGGCTTATATTACGGAGCGGCTCTCGATTCCGACGATCGGCATCGGGGCGGGCGCGTCCTCCGACGGCCAAGTGCTCGTATTCCACGATCTGCTGCGCTATACGGCGGATTACCGCGAGAAGCGGTTCGTCAAAACCTATGCCGATATTGGCGCCATGATTCAGGAGGGGATCGGTGCCTATGTGCGAGAGGTGAAGTCGGGAGCCTTCCCGGCGGAAGGCCATTCGTTCACGGCCGATGAAGAAGTGCAGGTCCAATTGTACGGGCATGCCGGCCGGGAAGAGGAGGATGTCCGATGA
- the panC gene encoding pantoate--beta-alanine ligase, producing MITVRTIAELRTAVRRLRQEAEQQSERAEVGFVPTMGYLHEGHASLMRQAKEQCAVTVLSIFVNPIQFGPNEDLAQYPRDEERDLKLAASLGIDIVFLPSPEEMYPQPTKTTIHVREVTERLCGASRPGHFDGVTTVVAKLFHIVKPDRAYFGMKDAQQVAVIQQMVDDLNFDVAIVPCPIVREADGLALSSRNVYLSGEEREQALGLSRSLRMAEQWLREDPALTAGDIKSRLRQIIGEAPLADIDYVDILTFPALQALPSDEPAGNAGSDVLIALAVRFGRTRLIDNRLFSRQGGRLCSVK from the coding sequence ATGATCACTGTTCGGACCATCGCCGAGCTGCGGACTGCGGTCCGCAGGCTCCGGCAGGAAGCGGAACAGCAATCGGAACGGGCAGAGGTCGGATTCGTCCCGACGATGGGCTATCTTCACGAAGGCCATGCCAGTCTGATGCGGCAGGCGAAGGAGCAGTGCGCGGTCACGGTGCTGAGCATCTTCGTGAATCCGATTCAATTCGGGCCGAACGAAGATCTGGCCCAATATCCGCGCGATGAGGAGCGGGATCTGAAGCTTGCGGCTTCGCTTGGCATCGATATCGTTTTTCTTCCGTCCCCGGAAGAAATGTATCCGCAGCCGACGAAGACGACGATTCATGTGCGCGAAGTTACCGAGCGGCTGTGCGGCGCGTCCCGCCCGGGTCATTTCGACGGGGTCACGACCGTCGTCGCGAAGCTATTCCATATCGTCAAGCCCGATCGGGCATACTTCGGTATGAAGGATGCGCAGCAGGTCGCCGTCATTCAACAGATGGTGGACGACCTGAACTTCGATGTCGCGATCGTCCCTTGCCCGATTGTGCGGGAAGCGGACGGGCTCGCGCTCAGCTCGCGCAATGTGTACCTGAGCGGCGAGGAGCGCGAACAGGCGCTCGGCTTATCCCGCTCGCTCCGCATGGCGGAGCAGTGGCTTCGGGAGGACCCGGCGCTCACGGCGGGAGACATAAAGTCCCGCCTCCGCCAGATTATCGGCGAAGCGCCGCTGGCGGATATTGATTACGTTGACATATTGACGTTCCCGGCGCTGCAGGCGCTGCCTTCTGATGAACCGGCCGGCAATGCAGGGAGCGACGTGCTTATCGCGCTGGCGGTCCGCTTCGGGCGAACGCGCTTAATTGACAACCGGCTGTTCAGCCGCCAAGGAGGACGCTTATGTTCCGTGAAATGA
- the dapB gene encoding 4-hydroxy-tetrahydrodipicolinate reductase — protein MEQIKVAVVGAGGRMGREVVKMVLGDEALRLVAAVDRSAGPVDAGSLVGLPACGVIVESDLEKVLQVNAPDVMVDFTAPQAVLRNTELAIQHGVRPVIGTTGFAPEDIERLGGMCKEQGIGGLIAPNFSIGAILMMRFAQQAAKYLPDVEIIEYHGEQKLDAPSGTAIKTAELISQTREEKRQGNPNEEEKLEGARGGYYNGFRIHSVRLPGVFAQQEVIFGGYGQTLKIRHDSYDRAGYMPGVNVAVKKVMELQELVYGFEHLLDD, from the coding sequence ATGGAACAAATCAAAGTAGCTGTTGTCGGAGCAGGAGGCCGAATGGGCCGTGAAGTCGTAAAAATGGTGCTAGGAGATGAAGCGCTTCGCCTCGTTGCCGCTGTCGATCGTTCGGCAGGACCTGTCGACGCCGGTTCGCTGGTCGGATTGCCGGCCTGCGGCGTTATCGTCGAGTCCGATCTCGAGAAGGTACTGCAAGTAAACGCGCCGGATGTCATGGTTGATTTCACGGCACCGCAAGCGGTGCTGCGCAATACCGAGCTGGCGATACAGCACGGGGTTCGTCCGGTAATCGGAACGACGGGGTTCGCTCCGGAAGATATCGAACGGTTGGGCGGCATGTGCAAGGAACAGGGAATCGGCGGCTTGATCGCACCGAATTTCTCGATTGGGGCGATACTTATGATGCGCTTCGCGCAGCAGGCGGCCAAATATTTGCCGGATGTAGAGATTATTGAATACCACGGGGAGCAGAAGCTGGACGCGCCTTCGGGGACGGCAATTAAGACGGCTGAGCTGATTTCCCAGACGAGAGAAGAGAAGCGCCAGGGCAATCCGAATGAAGAAGAGAAGCTGGAAGGTGCGCGCGGAGGGTACTATAATGGATTCCGAATCCATAGCGTACGGCTTCCGGGGGTGTTTGCGCAGCAGGAGGTTATTTTCGGCGGTTATGGACAAACCTTGAAAATTCGCCATGATTCTTATGATCGGGCCGGCTATATGCCGGGCGTCAACGTCGCGGTGAAGAAAGTGATGGAGCTGCAAGAGCTGGTTTACGGATTCGAACATCTGCTAGATGACTAA
- a CDS encoding biotin--[acetyl-CoA-carboxylase] ligase — MNQQLLDWFREHPGQYISGEELSRRLQITRTAVWKQINVLRAKGYAFDAVPKLGYRLVAQPTRLDEAALLSKLAPGNFGNRLRIVEKTESTQNEAAAWAKEGVPEGAVVLAEEQTGGRGRQGHVWHSPAGKGIWMSIVLRPRIPLPYTPHLTLLGAVAMFRAMKKLTSAPLGIKWPNDILADGKKVAGILLESAAEDERLLYVIAGIGISVNLDAADFPEELQERATSLKIMTGREVDRASLVAACLQELEQLYRLYEEEGFAPIRTLWEAQSITLGRQVTIETPQGPLQGIAEGLDESGALLLRDKTGTVQKVFSGDVHFSG; from the coding sequence ATGAATCAACAATTACTGGACTGGTTCCGGGAACACCCGGGTCAATATATTTCCGGCGAGGAATTGAGCCGCCGGCTCCAGATTACGCGGACGGCCGTATGGAAGCAGATCAACGTCCTCCGCGCGAAGGGCTACGCCTTCGACGCCGTGCCGAAGCTCGGGTACCGGCTTGTGGCCCAGCCGACCCGGCTCGATGAGGCGGCGCTGCTAAGCAAGCTGGCTCCGGGCAACTTCGGCAACCGGCTGCGCATTGTGGAGAAGACGGAGTCGACGCAGAACGAAGCGGCCGCCTGGGCAAAGGAAGGCGTGCCCGAGGGTGCGGTCGTGCTGGCGGAGGAGCAGACGGGCGGACGGGGCCGCCAGGGGCATGTCTGGCATTCGCCGGCGGGCAAGGGCATCTGGATGAGCATCGTCCTGCGTCCCCGCATTCCGCTGCCGTATACGCCGCATCTGACGCTGCTCGGGGCGGTGGCCATGTTCCGGGCGATGAAGAAGCTGACGTCGGCCCCGCTCGGCATCAAATGGCCGAACGACATCTTGGCCGACGGCAAAAAAGTGGCCGGCATCTTGCTCGAGTCGGCCGCCGAAGACGAGCGGCTGCTCTATGTCATCGCCGGCATCGGCATCAGCGTCAATCTGGATGCGGCCGATTTCCCGGAGGAGCTGCAGGAACGGGCGACGTCCTTGAAGATCATGACGGGCCGGGAAGTAGACCGGGCGTCATTGGTGGCGGCATGCCTGCAGGAGCTGGAGCAGCTGTACCGGCTGTATGAGGAGGAAGGGTTCGCGCCTATCCGCACGCTGTGGGAGGCGCAGAGCATTACGCTCGGCCGGCAAGTGACTATCGAGACCCCCCAAGGGCCGTTGCAGGGCATAGCGGAAGGGCTCGATGAATCCGGGGCCCTGCTGCTGAGGGATAAGACGGGAACGGTGCAAAAAGTTTTTTCCGGAGATGTGCATTTTTCCGGGTGA
- a CDS encoding YitT family protein, translating into MNSTWLQRIWQTYLPITIGTAVYAFGLIYFILPNQLMEGGVTGITVLLNYAAGIQPSLSTLVLNIPLFAIGWRALGTRQLIYSIYGVLSLTVFLWLFERAVANQWIFPFQTEHDFILAPLYAGVTLGAGLGIVFRFGGTTGGVDILARIANRRFGISMGQFILLLDIFIIGSALFYIPKEKILYTLVSVFIASRIIDFIQEGAYAAKAFTVITDHAEAISQSITNEMERGVTLIPVIGAYSREQKQIVYCVVSRTEMRRFQMLVKQIDPRAFIVVSDVHDVLGEGFREE; encoded by the coding sequence GTGAATTCCACCTGGCTGCAGCGCATATGGCAGACCTACCTGCCGATAACGATCGGAACGGCCGTGTACGCGTTCGGTCTGATTTACTTCATTCTTCCCAACCAGCTGATGGAAGGCGGCGTCACCGGAATTACGGTGCTGCTGAACTATGCCGCAGGCATTCAACCGTCTCTTTCCACACTTGTGCTGAACATCCCGCTTTTTGCGATTGGATGGAGAGCGTTGGGAACCCGGCAATTAATATACAGCATCTATGGCGTTCTGTCCCTCACTGTGTTTTTGTGGCTGTTCGAACGAGCGGTGGCCAATCAATGGATCTTCCCGTTCCAGACGGAGCATGATTTCATCCTCGCTCCCCTGTACGCTGGCGTGACCTTGGGAGCCGGCCTTGGCATCGTGTTCCGCTTCGGCGGTACCACCGGAGGCGTAGACATTCTGGCGCGGATCGCGAACCGAAGATTCGGCATCAGCATGGGGCAATTCATTTTGCTGCTCGATATCTTCATCATCGGCTCCGCCTTGTTCTACATCCCGAAGGAAAAAATACTGTATACTCTCGTAAGCGTTTTTATCGCTTCCCGAATTATCGATTTTATTCAGGAAGGGGCATATGCGGCCAAAGCCTTCACCGTCATCACCGACCATGCCGAAGCGATATCGCAGTCGATAACGAACGAGATGGAGCGGGGCGTGACGCTCATTCCCGTCATCGGAGCCTATTCCCGTGAGCAAAAGCAGATCGTGTACTGCGTCGTCAGCCGCACCGAAATGCGCCGCTTCCAAATGCTCGTCAAGCAAATCGACCCGCGCGCCTTCATCGTCGTCAGCGATGTCCACGACGTGCTTGGAGAGGGTTTCCGCGAAGAATAG
- the bshB1 gene encoding bacillithiol biosynthesis deacetylase BshB1: MNELDILAFGAHADDVEIGMAGTIAKHTKLGFRVGICDLTEAEMSSNGTVERRREEAQQASSILGLTVRDNLKLPDRGLELRREHIDAVVGAIRRYRPRIVFMPYWEDRHPDHIQCSRIVQEAIFNAKLRRYMPDAPAHTVEQVFYYFINDIAPAQILVDVTDVYEEKRNALQTYSSQFVRPSGTDDVVLTPLNQGYVERVEARDALLGQARGFAMAEGFAMKGPYAVSAFL; this comes from the coding sequence ATGAATGAACTGGATATCCTTGCCTTCGGCGCGCATGCGGACGATGTGGAGATCGGGATGGCGGGCACGATTGCCAAGCATACGAAGCTCGGCTTCCGTGTCGGCATCTGCGATCTGACAGAGGCGGAGATGTCCTCGAACGGAACGGTCGAGCGGCGGCGGGAGGAGGCACAGCAGGCAAGTTCCATTCTTGGCCTGACGGTCCGCGACAATCTAAAGCTGCCTGACAGGGGGCTGGAGCTTCGGCGGGAGCATATCGATGCGGTTGTCGGCGCGATTCGCCGCTATCGTCCGCGCATCGTCTTCATGCCTTACTGGGAGGATCGCCACCCCGATCATATTCAATGCAGCCGCATTGTGCAGGAAGCGATTTTCAATGCGAAGCTGCGCCGGTATATGCCCGATGCGCCCGCCCATACGGTGGAGCAGGTTTTTTATTACTTCATTAACGATATTGCACCCGCTCAGATTCTGGTCGATGTGACCGATGTCTATGAAGAGAAGCGTAACGCGCTGCAGACCTATTCTTCTCAATTCGTCCGCCCAAGCGGCACGGACGATGTCGTCTTGACACCGTTGAATCAAGGCTATGTGGAACGGGTCGAGGCAAGAGACGCTCTGCTCGGGCAGGCCAGAGGCTTTGCCATGGCTGAAGGCTTTGCCATGAAGGGGCCGTATGCCGTTTCCGCCTTTTTATAA
- the bshA gene encoding N-acetyl-alpha-D-glucosaminyl L-malate synthase BshA — protein sequence MKEGLKIGITCYPSLGGSGVVATELGKLLAERGHQVHFITHNIPFRLGSGFLKNIYYHEVDVNDYYVFRYPPYDLSLANKMAQVANMQQLDVLHVHYAVPHAVCAYLAKQMSHPDLKVVTTLHGTDITVLAQDESLKDMIRFAINESDAVTAVSQDLIKETRELLEITRPIDLTYNFVDKRIYYPRDVTQLRAEFAYPFEKIVMHISNFRPVKRVADVVDIFYRVQQEVASRLVFVGEGPDMPKVQCKIREMGLEDRVHFLGKQDEIAQVISMADCLLLPSEKESFGLVALEAMACGVPTIGSEAGGIPELVKHGETGFLAPIGDTEAMADYAIQLLSQPQLARTMREACLHRAHHDFCNDLITWEYEQIYYRVLGQEVGIPKPVC from the coding sequence TTGAAGGAAGGACTGAAAATCGGAATTACCTGTTATCCGTCTCTCGGGGGCTCCGGCGTCGTTGCGACCGAGCTAGGCAAGCTTCTGGCGGAGCGCGGACATCAAGTGCACTTTATTACCCACAATATTCCATTCCGCCTCGGATCCGGGTTCTTGAAGAACATCTACTATCATGAAGTGGATGTCAACGATTATTATGTCTTTCGCTATCCGCCCTATGATTTGTCGCTGGCGAATAAAATGGCGCAGGTAGCCAATATGCAGCAGCTCGACGTTCTGCATGTTCATTACGCCGTACCGCACGCGGTGTGCGCCTACTTAGCCAAGCAGATGTCCCATCCGGATCTGAAGGTCGTCACGACGCTGCACGGGACGGATATTACGGTTCTCGCCCAGGATGAATCGCTCAAGGACATGATCCGGTTCGCCATCAATGAGAGCGATGCGGTTACTGCCGTCTCCCAGGATTTGATCAAAGAAACGCGGGAGCTGCTGGAGATTACCCGCCCGATCGATTTGACCTACAACTTCGTTGACAAGCGCATCTACTATCCGCGGGATGTCACTCAGCTTCGAGCTGAATTCGCTTATCCGTTCGAAAAAATTGTGATGCATATTTCGAATTTTCGTCCGGTCAAGCGGGTGGCGGATGTGGTGGATATTTTTTATCGCGTGCAACAGGAAGTTGCTTCCCGTCTCGTCTTCGTCGGCGAAGGACCGGATATGCCGAAGGTGCAGTGCAAAATCCGGGAGATGGGGCTGGAGGACCGGGTTCACTTTCTCGGTAAGCAGGATGAAATCGCCCAAGTCATTTCGATGGCCGATTGCTTGCTGCTTCCTTCGGAGAAAGAGAGCTTCGGCCTGGTCGCGCTTGAAGCGATGGCTTGCGGCGTGCCGACGATCGGCTCGGAGGCCGGAGGCATTCCGGAGCTGGTGAAGCATGGAGAGACCGGATTCCTCGCTCCGATCGGGGATACGGAAGCGATGGCGGATTACGCCATTCAGCTGCTAAGCCAGCCGCAGCTCGCCCGCACGATGCGCGAGGCGTGTCTGCATCGGGCTCATCACGATTTCTGCAATGATCTGATCACATGGGAATACGAACAAATATATTACCGGGTGCTCGGGCAAGAGGTCGGCATTCCGAAGCCCGTCTGTTAA
- a CDS encoding DUF1405 domain-containing protein, with the protein MKLTSLLSRSFLSRRWVLWTLFWCNLVGTVYGYYWYKDQLIYTWNNHPLWQIPFVPDSPTASLFFTISILFLLIRPQPRSVWGSAIVKIIDALAVVTSIKYGVWACAMIFAGAALGAPMVWQDWMLISSHLAMAVEALLYVRLFRFGSASLTIAACWTWLNDTVDYSAGVFPWLPRTLHPYLLEVCVFTFTLTGVSVVLSWAAMKQARRNG; encoded by the coding sequence ATGAAGCTGACATCTTTGTTAAGCCGGTCTTTTTTAAGCCGGCGTTGGGTGCTGTGGACATTATTTTGGTGCAATCTTGTTGGCACGGTGTACGGATATTATTGGTATAAAGATCAATTGATCTATACGTGGAACAATCATCCGCTATGGCAAATTCCGTTTGTTCCGGATAGTCCGACCGCAAGTTTGTTTTTTACAATCAGCATTCTCTTCCTCTTAATACGTCCGCAGCCTCGTTCTGTATGGGGGAGCGCTATAGTCAAGATTATTGATGCGCTTGCGGTAGTCACCTCCATCAAGTACGGGGTATGGGCCTGCGCTATGATCTTTGCCGGTGCTGCCCTAGGAGCGCCGATGGTGTGGCAGGATTGGATGTTGATCAGTTCCCATCTGGCGATGGCGGTAGAAGCGCTGCTGTATGTGCGCTTATTCCGATTCGGAAGTGCCAGCTTAACGATAGCGGCCTGCTGGACATGGCTGAATGATACCGTCGACTACAGTGCCGGAGTATTTCCTTGGCTGCCTCGGACCCTGCATCCTTATTTGTTGGAGGTATGCGTGTTTACGTTCACATTGACGGGCGTCAGCGTTGTATTAAGCTGGGCAGCAATGAAGCAGGCAAGACGGAACGGTTAG
- a CDS encoding nucleotide pyrophosphohydrolase, giving the protein MATNSDLKVLLSTLREKPLAEMQREVDRYISQFKEGYFSPLALLARLSEEVGELAREVNHTYGEKPKKASEADNSIELELGDILFILLCFANSLGIDLTKAHDDVMHKFTTRDADRWTRIEEHPNG; this is encoded by the coding sequence ATGGCGACAAATTCGGATTTGAAGGTGCTCTTGTCGACGCTGCGCGAGAAGCCGTTAGCAGAAATGCAGCGCGAAGTGGACCGTTACATATCCCAATTCAAGGAAGGATATTTCAGCCCGCTCGCCTTGCTAGCACGCTTATCGGAAGAGGTAGGCGAATTGGCCAGGGAAGTGAATCATACGTATGGCGAGAAGCCGAAAAAGGCTTCGGAGGCGGATAATTCCATTGAATTGGAGCTGGGAGATATCCTGTTCATTTTATTATGCTTTGCCAATTCGCTTGGCATTGATTTGACGAAGGCGCATGACGATGTCATGCACAAATTCACCACGAGAGACGCTGATCGGTGGACCCGGATTGAGGAACATCCGAACGGTTAG
- a CDS encoding sporulation protein YpjB, whose translation MLIRRSRWLVIVIGIIGMCTLGLPPAAAATEPNSMAGKPEERWLKLDQQSEAIYQAVKKQELDQARQLVQKMGESMTDTSFYGATGVEGVRALSDAIVQVKRALPAIELNEERLMHVAARLRLASDALIHKKQAMWLQYEQMLRDEMNRMKQVKQEKEWLSSAKQWLLHVDRIRPAATIQRSPETMEVIDSLVRLVERAVAKQTPLAEVNQALNRHGDEWLRQLFGKTKDAPTFGHEDTGTLPLQWTLLFTFIICSVLFYVALQKYRYEHGSIRPGRFRK comes from the coding sequence ATGCTTATTAGGCGTTCACGTTGGCTTGTTATCGTAATCGGAATCATCGGCATGTGTACACTCGGTCTGCCGCCTGCCGCTGCTGCAACAGAGCCGAACAGCATGGCCGGCAAGCCGGAGGAGCGATGGCTGAAGCTGGACCAGCAATCGGAGGCAATATATCAGGCCGTGAAGAAGCAAGAGCTTGATCAGGCGCGGCAGCTTGTGCAAAAGATGGGAGAATCGATGACCGACACTTCATTTTATGGCGCGACGGGTGTCGAAGGGGTTCGGGCGTTAAGTGACGCGATTGTTCAAGTGAAGCGCGCGCTGCCCGCGATAGAATTGAATGAGGAGCGTCTGATGCATGTGGCGGCCCGCTTGCGGCTGGCATCAGATGCGTTAATCCATAAAAAACAAGCGATGTGGCTGCAATACGAACAGATGCTGCGTGATGAAATGAACCGTATGAAGCAGGTAAAGCAAGAAAAAGAGTGGTTATCCAGCGCAAAACAGTGGCTGCTGCATGTGGACCGCATCCGACCGGCAGCGACCATTCAACGCAGTCCGGAGACGATGGAGGTCATCGACTCCCTCGTGCGGCTTGTCGAACGGGCCGTAGCCAAGCAGACGCCCCTCGCTGAAGTCAATCAGGCGTTGAATCGGCACGGGGATGAATGGCTTCGCCAATTGTTCGGCAAGACCAAGGATGCGCCGACATTCGGGCATGAAGATACAGGGACACTGCCGCTGCAATGGACATTATTATTTACGTTTATTATCTGCTCCGTCTTGTTCTATGTCGCATTGCAGAAGTACCGATACGAGCATGGCTCGATTCGGCCCGGCCGCTTCCGCAAGTAA